A stretch of Kaistella flava (ex Peng et al. 2021) DNA encodes these proteins:
- a CDS encoding helix-turn-helix transcriptional regulator — protein sequence MQEFSNEEIDALGLQIGCIVKVERLRRRLSQDDLGLMFESNGTTIGRIERYENSTSWANLLKVCRLLELDFHALFILQPLESILSIIKECLSLEKKLTAQKELYYMNLEFAAKEKFSKLKF from the coding sequence ATGCAAGAATTTAGTAATGAAGAAATTGATGCTTTAGGCTTACAAATCGGCTGTATAGTAAAAGTAGAAAGGTTAAGAAGAAGACTTTCACAAGATGATTTGGGTCTAATGTTTGAGTCCAATGGTACTACTATTGGTAGAATAGAAAGATATGAGAATTCTACTAGCTGGGCTAACTTGCTTAAAGTATGCCGATTATTAGAGTTAGATTTTCACGCCCTATTTATTTTACAACCCTTAGAATCAATTTTATCAATCATTAAAGAATGTTTAAGTCTTGAGAAAAAACTTACAGCCCAAAAAGAATTATATTATATGAATTTAGAATTTGCAGCGAAAGAAAAATTTTCAAAACTTAAATTCTGA
- a CDS encoding IS3 family transposase: protein MKNSKFSEVQIIKILSEQNQGKTVNEICRNHGISQPTFYNWKSKYGGLDVQQLSKMKEMEKQLSQYKKIVAEQTLEIVVLKDVIEKALTPCEKRELVEYSKEIHNMSLRKACKVFSLRSSVYYYRQVFKSSDDEIRAELILVADSNQTWGFWMMHNRLKNLGFGWNHKRVYRIYKSMRLNLRSKRKKRLPARIKQPLVRPIYPNVTWSMDFMHDSLENGKSVRTLNIIDDFNREILNITIDSSLPSSKVIFQLEQLIEWRGKPEKIRVDNGPEFIAEKMKDYCRKENIELGFIQPGKPTQNSLIERFNRTFRTEFLSVYLFENIRQMRNYAEIWMWMYNNERPHSALQYLTPRDFLLKYGKLNQNSAHEFPTFQQNFNNDNNKILTKNSTFECA from the coding sequence ATGAAAAACAGTAAATTTTCAGAAGTTCAGATTATCAAGATTTTATCTGAACAAAATCAGGGAAAGACGGTGAATGAGATTTGCCGCAATCACGGAATAAGTCAGCCAACCTTTTACAATTGGAAGAGTAAATATGGTGGATTGGATGTTCAGCAACTTTCAAAGATGAAAGAGATGGAAAAGCAACTTTCGCAATATAAAAAGATTGTAGCTGAGCAAACTTTGGAGATTGTCGTTTTAAAAGATGTGATCGAAAAAGCTCTAACGCCTTGTGAGAAGCGTGAGTTGGTGGAATATTCGAAAGAGATCCATAACATGAGTTTGCGCAAGGCTTGTAAAGTGTTCAGTCTAAGAAGTTCAGTTTATTATTATCGTCAGGTATTTAAAAGTTCAGATGATGAGATCCGTGCAGAACTTATTTTAGTTGCGGATTCTAATCAAACGTGGGGGTTTTGGATGATGCACAATCGGTTGAAAAACTTAGGCTTTGGATGGAATCACAAAAGGGTTTACCGGATTTATAAGTCAATGAGATTAAATTTGCGAAGCAAAAGGAAGAAGCGGCTTCCAGCACGGATAAAACAACCACTGGTTCGCCCCATCTATCCGAACGTGACTTGGAGCATGGATTTTATGCACGACAGTTTGGAAAATGGCAAAAGCGTGAGAACCCTTAATATCATTGACGATTTTAACAGAGAGATTTTAAACATCACTATTGATAGCAGTTTGCCCTCGTCAAAAGTAATTTTTCAACTCGAACAATTAATTGAGTGGCGTGGAAAACCAGAAAAAATAAGAGTGGACAACGGACCGGAATTTATTGCAGAAAAAATGAAAGATTATTGCCGCAAAGAGAATATCGAACTGGGCTTCATTCAACCAGGGAAACCTACACAAAACTCATTGATTGAGAGGTTTAACAGAACGTTCCGGACAGAGTTTTTAAGTGTTTATCTCTTTGAGAACATCAGACAAATGAGAAATTATGCAGAAATATGGATGTGGATGTACAATAATGAGAGACCGCATAGTGCGTTACAATACCTTACACCACGGGATTTTTTATTGAAATATGGAAAACTCAATCAAAATAGCGCACATGAGTTTCCCACATTCCAACAAAATTTCAACAACG